In Mesorhizobium sp. 113-3-3, a genomic segment contains:
- a CDS encoding DUF992 domain-containing protein, translated as MPKTAIAAAVIAMVLGFLQTPAQAQDRGIELGTLECAIGGGTGFIFGSSKDLSCTFTPADKSFAPEAYFGAVNKYGLDIGTTKQAVMRWLVLTPLKNIYAPGALAGDYIGASAEVTAAVGAGANLLVGGSSQAFTLQPLSLQTQTGINLAIGVSQFQLRSTEN; from the coding sequence ATGCCGAAGACAGCCATTGCCGCTGCCGTGATTGCCATGGTGCTTGGCTTTTTACAGACACCGGCACAGGCCCAGGACAGGGGCATCGAGCTCGGCACCCTTGAATGTGCCATAGGCGGGGGCACCGGCTTCATCTTCGGGTCGAGCAAGGATCTGAGCTGCACCTTCACCCCGGCCGACAAGAGCTTCGCGCCGGAAGCCTATTTCGGCGCCGTCAACAAATACGGCCTCGACATCGGCACGACAAAACAGGCGGTGATGCGCTGGCTGGTGCTGACGCCGCTGAAGAACATCTACGCGCCCGGCGCGCTGGCGGGTGACTATATCGGCGCAAGCGCCGAGGTGACGGCGGCCGTCGGCGCCGGCGCCAATCTGCTGGTCGGCGGCTCCTCGCAGGCTTTCACCCTCCAGCCGCTCAGCCTGCAGACGCAGACCGGCATCAATCTCGCCATCGGCGTCAGCCAATTCCAGCTGCGCAGCACCGAGAACTGA
- a CDS encoding DUF992 domain-containing protein, whose protein sequence is MIKKLVCAAALATTVFAAVPASAGKLQLGTLDCTIDGGTAYIVASNKGVSCVFRPYHHGPSEIYTGVISKIGVDLGQTHQGQLVWAVLAATRDRDAGDLAGSYYGVNAEASVVTGGGANLLVGGFDGAFMLEPLSVQAQTGVNLAVAVTSLQLIHSLK, encoded by the coding sequence ATGATCAAGAAACTCGTCTGCGCCGCTGCTCTTGCAACGACCGTATTCGCCGCCGTCCCGGCCAGCGCCGGCAAGCTGCAGCTCGGCACGCTCGACTGCACCATCGATGGCGGCACCGCCTACATCGTCGCCTCCAACAAGGGCGTGTCCTGCGTCTTCCGTCCCTACCATCACGGACCGTCGGAGATTTACACCGGCGTCATCTCCAAGATCGGTGTCGATCTCGGCCAGACGCATCAGGGCCAGCTCGTCTGGGCGGTTCTTGCCGCGACCCGTGACCGCGACGCGGGCGACCTTGCCGGCAGCTATTATGGCGTCAACGCCGAGGCGAGCGTCGTCACCGGCGGCGGCGCCAACCTGCTGGTCGGCGGCTTCGACGGCGCCTTCATGCTGGAGCCGCTCAGCGTCCAGGCGCAGACCGGCGTCAATCTCGCCGTGGCCGTGACCTCGCTTCAGCTGATCCATTCGCTGAAGTGA
- a CDS encoding tetratricopeptide repeat protein has translation MNATSVERGAALRGFALTAALLSGLVLAGCQTSGPTGEFNNIDKAQGSSENISSLSAVIQRNPQDPEGYNVRGSAYGRGGQYQAALKDFNQAIQLNPNFYQAYSNRALIQRFLGNQAAALDDYNKSIQINGNYDAAYIGRGNLYRKAGRTQDAFNDFQKAIQLDTTDARAYHNRGLIYQSQGQHKFAIEDFSTAISLAPDAAEPYNGRGLSYLATGDEDNAFSDFNMAIKLDGKNAEAWANQALIYERRGDKAKAAKSYKEAVRLNPTYQPAKDGLSRVGGSAS, from the coding sequence ATGAACGCAACAAGCGTGGAGCGCGGGGCCGCATTGCGTGGTTTCGCCCTGACGGCGGCCCTGCTTTCCGGATTGGTTCTGGCCGGCTGCCAGACATCGGGCCCGACCGGCGAGTTCAACAACATCGACAAGGCGCAGGGATCGAGCGAGAACATCTCCTCGCTGTCGGCGGTGATCCAGCGCAATCCGCAGGATCCCGAAGGCTACAATGTGCGCGGCTCGGCCTATGGGCGTGGCGGCCAGTACCAGGCGGCACTCAAGGACTTCAACCAGGCAATTCAGCTCAATCCGAATTTCTACCAGGCCTACTCGAACCGCGCGCTTATCCAGCGCTTCCTCGGCAATCAGGCCGCCGCGCTCGACGACTACAACAAGTCGATCCAGATCAACGGCAATTATGACGCCGCCTACATCGGCCGCGGCAACCTTTACCGCAAGGCGGGCCGCACCCAGGATGCCTTCAACGATTTCCAGAAGGCGATCCAGCTCGACACCACGGACGCCCGCGCCTACCATAATCGCGGCCTGATCTATCAGAGCCAGGGCCAGCACAAATTCGCCATCGAGGATTTCTCGACCGCAATCTCGCTGGCCCCGGATGCCGCCGAGCCCTACAACGGCCGTGGCCTCTCCTATCTGGCGACGGGCGACGAGGACAACGCCTTCTCCGACTTCAACATGGCCATCAAGCTCGACGGCAAGAACGCCGAGGCCTGGGCCAATCAGGCGCTGATCTACGAGCGTCGCGGCGACAAGGCAAAGGCAGCGAAATCCTATAAGGAAGCCGTGCGCCTCAACCCCACCTACCAGCCGGCCAAGGACGGCTTGTCGCGCGTCGGTGGCAGCGCCAGCTGA
- the rpsU gene encoding 30S ribosomal protein S21, with protein sequence MQVLVRDNNVDQALRALKKKMQREGIFREMKMRGHYEKPSEKRAREKAEAVRRARKLARKRAQREGLLPMTPRPVAAGGAAGAARPPR encoded by the coding sequence GTGCAGGTACTCGTCCGCGACAATAACGTTGATCAGGCGCTTCGCGCGCTCAAGAAGAAGATGCAGCGCGAAGGCATTTTCCGCGAAATGAAGATGCGCGGTCACTACGAGAAGCCGTCCGAGAAGCGCGCCCGTGAAAAGGCCGAGGCTGTCCGCCGCGCCCGCAAGCTGGCCCGCAAGCGCGCCCAGCGCGAAGGCCTGCTGCCGATGACCCCGCGTCCGGTGGCTGCCGGCGGTGCCGCTGGCGCAGCGCGTCCGCCGCGCTGA
- a CDS encoding SET domain-containing protein yields MMLIRTYVAASAIEGVGMFAAEPIRKGASIWRLDPDFDRLIPMDKYEAAPQPLKELLDRYAYPSPDRPGFMVYEVDNGRFMNHSATPNTDFSQYGGATATRDIAAGEEITCDYGEFFEDFERLHLATA; encoded by the coding sequence ATGATGCTGATCCGCACCTATGTGGCCGCGAGCGCGATCGAGGGCGTTGGCATGTTCGCCGCCGAGCCGATCCGCAAGGGCGCCTCGATCTGGCGGCTCGACCCGGATTTCGACCGGCTGATCCCGATGGACAAATACGAGGCCGCACCCCAGCCCCTGAAGGAATTGCTCGACCGTTATGCCTATCCCAGCCCGGACCGGCCGGGTTTCATGGTCTATGAAGTCGACAATGGCCGCTTCATGAACCATTCGGCGACGCCGAACACCGACTTTTCGCAATATGGCGGCGCCACCGCGACCCGCGACATTGCCGCGGGAGAGGAGATCACCTGCGACTACGGCGAATTCTTCGAGGATTTCGAGCGGCTGCACCTGGCCACCGCCTAG
- a CDS encoding SDR family oxidoreductase, whose amino-acid sequence MLALANKIAIVTGASSGIGRATAKLFAEEGARIVVSARRQAELDTLVAEISDTEGTATALAGDVRDEAYAKALVDLAIESFGGLDIAFNNAGAVGLMAPLPDMMPETWHETMDINLTSAFLGAKYQIPAMLERGGGSLIFTSSFVGYTAGMPGMAAYAAAKAGLIGLTQVLAAEYGPKGLRVNALLPGGTDTPGATTTTPEARAFVEGIHALKRMAQPEEIARSALYLASDASSFTTGTALFADGGVSINRT is encoded by the coding sequence ATGCTCGCACTCGCCAACAAGATCGCCATCGTCACCGGCGCCAGTTCCGGCATCGGCCGCGCCACGGCAAAACTCTTCGCCGAGGAAGGGGCCAGGATCGTCGTCTCCGCCCGCCGCCAGGCCGAACTGGATACGCTTGTCGCCGAAATATCGGACACGGAAGGTACGGCCACCGCGCTTGCCGGGGACGTCAGGGACGAAGCCTATGCGAAGGCCCTAGTCGATCTGGCGATCGAAAGTTTCGGCGGTCTCGACATCGCCTTCAACAATGCCGGCGCCGTCGGCTTGATGGCGCCCCTGCCCGACATGATGCCGGAGACATGGCACGAGACGATGGACATCAATCTGACCAGCGCCTTTCTCGGCGCGAAGTACCAGATACCGGCCATGCTGGAGCGCGGCGGCGGCTCGCTGATCTTCACGTCGAGCTTTGTCGGCTACACTGCCGGCATGCCGGGCATGGCCGCCTACGCCGCCGCCAAGGCCGGACTGATCGGCCTGACGCAGGTTCTGGCCGCCGAATACGGGCCGAAGGGCCTGCGCGTCAACGCGCTGCTGCCAGGCGGCACCGACACACCGGGCGCGACGACAACGACACCCGAGGCCCGCGCCTTCGTCGAAGGCATCCATGCGCTGAAGCGCATGGCGCAGCCGGAGGAGATCGCCCGCTCGGCGCTTTACCTCGCCTCCGACGCATCGAGCTTCACCACGGGAACCGCGCTGTTTGCCGATGGCGGCGTCTCGATCAACCGGACGTGA
- a CDS encoding DUF2568 domain-containing protein, producing MGNAWWNLTLRFLLELAALLGLGIAGWHFSDGWWRWMLALALPLVAAVLWGTFAVLNDPSRSGRAPIPVPGTVRLALELIILFGGAAGFYAAGYITTGIVVALLIAISYAFSLDRLGWLLKQ from the coding sequence ATGGGCAATGCCTGGTGGAATCTGACATTGCGCTTCCTGCTGGAGCTTGCCGCCCTGCTTGGGCTCGGCATCGCCGGCTGGCATTTCTCCGACGGATGGTGGCGCTGGATGCTCGCTTTGGCCTTGCCGCTCGTTGCGGCCGTGCTGTGGGGTACTTTCGCGGTGCTCAACGACCCAAGCCGGTCAGGCCGCGCACCGATACCGGTGCCGGGTACGGTGCGGCTGGCGCTCGAACTGATCATCCTGTTCGGCGGGGCTGCCGGATTCTATGCCGCGGGCTACATCACCACGGGCATCGTCGTCGCTCTGCTCATCGCGATCAGCTACGCATTTTCGCTCGACCGGCTGGGCTGGCTGCTGAAGCAATAA
- a CDS encoding sarcosine oxidase subunit beta — protein sequence MKKYSVFAIAREAMRGHKGWEEQWSSPEPKKEYDVIIVGAGGHGLATAYYLATVHGITNVAVLEKGWLGGGNTGRNTTIIRSNYLYDESAGIYDHALKLWDGLSQELNYNVMYSARGVMMLAHNVHDIQVLKRHVHANRLNGIDNEWLSPEQAKEFCPPLNISRDARYPVVGAALQRRGGTARHDAVAWGYARGASARGVHIIQNCEVTGVKRAANGAVMGVDTTRGFIGAKKVGVVAAGHSSVIMNMAGVRMPLESYPLQALVSEPVKPVVPCVVMSNTVHAYISQSDKGELVIGAGTDQYVSYSQTGGLHILQHTLDAICEMFPIFTRMKMLRSWGGIVDVTPDRSPILAKTPVPGLYVNCGWGTGGFKATPGSGHVFAHTITRDDPHPINAPFTIERFRTGRLIDEAAAAAVAH from the coding sequence TTGAAAAAATATTCGGTATTCGCCATCGCCCGAGAGGCCATGCGCGGCCATAAGGGCTGGGAGGAGCAATGGTCCTCGCCGGAGCCCAAGAAGGAATACGACGTCATCATCGTCGGTGCCGGCGGCCATGGGCTGGCCACGGCCTATTATCTCGCCACGGTCCATGGCATCACCAATGTCGCGGTGCTGGAAAAGGGCTGGCTCGGCGGCGGCAACACTGGCCGCAACACCACCATCATCCGCTCCAACTATCTCTATGACGAGAGCGCCGGCATTTACGACCATGCGCTGAAGCTGTGGGACGGGCTCTCCCAGGAGCTCAACTACAACGTCATGTATTCGGCGCGCGGCGTCATGATGCTCGCCCACAACGTGCATGACATCCAGGTGCTGAAGCGCCATGTCCATGCCAACCGGTTGAACGGCATCGACAATGAATGGCTGTCGCCGGAGCAGGCCAAGGAATTCTGTCCGCCGCTCAACATCTCGCGGGATGCGCGCTATCCCGTTGTTGGCGCCGCGCTGCAGCGGCGCGGCGGCACGGCGCGCCATGATGCCGTCGCCTGGGGCTATGCGCGCGGCGCTTCGGCGCGCGGCGTCCACATCATCCAGAATTGCGAGGTCACCGGCGTCAAGCGGGCGGCCAACGGCGCGGTCATGGGCGTCGACACGACGCGGGGCTTCATCGGCGCCAAGAAGGTCGGCGTCGTTGCCGCCGGCCATTCCTCGGTCATCATGAACATGGCCGGCGTGCGCATGCCGCTGGAAAGCTATCCGCTGCAGGCGCTGGTGTCGGAGCCGGTCAAGCCGGTGGTGCCATGCGTGGTCATGTCCAACACGGTGCACGCCTATATCTCGCAGTCCGACAAGGGCGAGCTGGTGATCGGTGCCGGCACCGATCAGTATGTCTCCTATTCGCAGACCGGCGGCCTGCACATCTTGCAGCATACGCTGGACGCCATCTGCGAGATGTTCCCGATCTTCACGCGCATGAAGATGCTTCGCTCCTGGGGCGGCATAGTCGACGTGACACCCGACCGCTCGCCGATCCTGGCCAAGACGCCGGTGCCCGGCCTCTACGTCAATTGCGGCTGGGGCACGGGCGGCTTCAAGGCGACGCCCGGTTCGGGCCATGTCTTTGCCCACACCATCACCAGGGACGATCCGCATCCCATCAACGCACCCTTCACCATCGAGCGCTTCCGCACCGGCCGGCTCATCGACGAGGCGGCGGCGGCGGCAGTGGCGCACTGA
- a CDS encoding sarcosine oxidase subunit delta: protein MLLIRCPYCEEERPELEFRNAGEAHIARSANIAGESDDDFEKFFFIRSNPKGIIYERWRHMHGCARFFNAVRDTVTDKFVMTYKAGEPQPAKLPKNSNEVVAK, encoded by the coding sequence ATGCTTCTCATCCGCTGCCCCTATTGCGAGGAAGAGCGCCCGGAACTCGAATTCCGCAACGCCGGCGAGGCGCATATTGCGCGCTCGGCCAACATTGCGGGGGAGAGCGACGACGACTTCGAAAAGTTCTTCTTCATCCGCTCTAACCCCAAGGGCATCATCTATGAGCGTTGGCGGCACATGCATGGCTGCGCGCGCTTCTTCAACGCGGTGCGCGATACCGTCACCGACAAGTTCGTCATGACCTACAAGGCCGGCGAACCCCAACCCGCCAAGCTGCCCAAAAACTCCAACGAAGTGGTTGCCAAATGA
- a CDS encoding sarcosine oxidase subunit alpha: MSGAFRIPRAGRLSQARTARFSFDGQSYTGIEGDTLASALLANGVHLVGRSFKYHRPRGFLSAGAEEPNALVQIVRDDARKTPNVRATVQELYDGLAANSQNRWPSLSFDVGAVNDIASPMFSAGFYYKTFMWPKAAWKSLYEPKIREAAGLGVSPDKPDPDHYSSRYAHCDVLVLGGGAAGLAAALAAAETGVRVILADEQAEFGGSLRFETGAKIDGQDGFVWAQAAIAKLAAMGNVRVLSRTTAFGYYAQNFVGLVERVSDHLKAPGHDLPRERLWQVRAKRVVLASGAIERHMVFANNDRPGIMLAGAARTFLNHYGVAVGRNVGVYTANDSAYAAAIDLKKAGVNIAAIVDLRDNPTGPVIDEARALGIEINFGRAVIRAGGKLRVSSMTVQPKNGGGERTIAVDAILMSAGWTPSVHLFSQSRGKVAFNDETKRFVPGTYAQDCVSVGACNGTDGLAATVDEAYAAGAKAAKDAGAKTAKGVKPKVDASESWSRGMLGAAPGAGPDTTVKAFVDFQNDVTAKDIRQAVHEGMRSIEHVKRFTTNGMATDQGKTSNMHGLAIAAETLGKPIPEVGLTTFRAPYTPVTFGAIVSHARGPLFDPTRKTATHPWAEAQGAVFEDVGQWKRAWYFPKAGEDMHAAVDRECVAVRTTAGLFDASTLGKIEVVGPDAAKFMELLYTNPWEKLEPGRCRYGIMLREDGFIYDDGVVGRLAPDRFHVTTTTGGAPRVMNHMEDYLQTEFPHLNVWLTSITEQWAVIAVQGPKSRDIIAPLVEGIDMSDEALPHMSVREGKICGVPTRLFRMSFTGERGFEVNVPADYGQAVWEALWAEGQKHGATAYGTESMHVLRAEKGYIIVGQDTDGTVTPNDAGLDWAVGKKKTDFVGIRGMARPDLVAKGRKQLVGLKTKDPKVVLEEGAQIVADPKQAIPMKMIGHVTSSYWSQNCGRSIALALVAGGRDRMGDTLYVPMPDGVIEVEVTGMVFFDETGGRLNG, encoded by the coding sequence ATGAGCGGCGCGTTCCGCATCCCGAGAGCCGGTCGCCTCAGCCAGGCCAGGACCGCGCGGTTCAGCTTCGACGGCCAGTCCTATACCGGCATCGAGGGCGACACGCTGGCCTCCGCACTGCTTGCCAATGGCGTGCATCTGGTCGGCCGCTCGTTCAAGTACCACCGGCCACGCGGCTTCCTGTCGGCCGGTGCGGAAGAGCCCAACGCGCTGGTGCAGATCGTGCGTGACGATGCGCGCAAAACGCCGAATGTGCGCGCCACCGTGCAGGAGCTCTATGATGGGCTCGCCGCCAATTCGCAGAACCGCTGGCCGTCTCTGTCCTTCGACGTCGGCGCGGTCAACGACATCGCATCGCCGATGTTCTCGGCCGGCTTCTACTACAAGACCTTCATGTGGCCGAAGGCGGCCTGGAAGAGCCTTTACGAGCCCAAGATCCGCGAAGCCGCCGGCCTTGGCGTTTCGCCCGACAAGCCCGATCCCGACCACTATTCCTCGCGCTACGCGCATTGCGACGTGCTGGTGCTGGGCGGCGGCGCGGCCGGCCTCGCGGCGGCCCTGGCGGCGGCCGAGACCGGCGTGCGCGTCATCCTCGCCGACGAGCAGGCCGAATTCGGCGGCAGCCTGCGTTTCGAGACGGGTGCGAAGATCGATGGCCAGGACGGTTTCGTCTGGGCGCAAGCGGCAATCGCAAAGCTCGCCGCCATGGGCAATGTCCGTGTGCTGTCGCGCACAACTGCTTTTGGATATTACGCGCAGAATTTCGTCGGGCTGGTCGAGCGCGTCAGCGATCATTTGAAGGCTCCCGGGCATGATTTGCCGCGCGAGCGGCTGTGGCAGGTGCGCGCCAAGCGCGTGGTGCTGGCCTCCGGCGCCATCGAGCGCCATATGGTGTTCGCCAACAATGACCGGCCCGGCATCATGCTGGCGGGCGCGGCGCGCACCTTCCTCAATCATTATGGCGTGGCTGTCGGCAGGAATGTCGGTGTCTACACCGCCAATGATTCAGCCTATGCGGCTGCGATCGACCTGAAGAAGGCCGGCGTCAACATCGCGGCGATCGTCGATCTGCGCGACAACCCGACCGGGCCTGTGATCGATGAGGCACGGGCGCTCGGCATCGAGATCAATTTCGGCCGCGCGGTGATCCGCGCCGGCGGCAAATTGCGGGTATCGTCGATGACCGTGCAGCCGAAAAATGGTGGCGGCGAACGCACCATCGCGGTCGATGCGATCCTGATGTCGGCCGGCTGGACCCCTTCGGTGCATCTGTTCTCGCAGTCGCGCGGCAAGGTCGCCTTCAACGACGAGACCAAGCGCTTCGTGCCGGGCACCTATGCACAGGACTGCGTTTCGGTCGGCGCCTGCAACGGCACGGACGGGCTGGCGGCGACGGTGGACGAAGCCTATGCGGCTGGCGCCAAGGCGGCCAAGGATGCCGGCGCCAAGACCGCCAAGGGTGTGAAGCCGAAGGTCGATGCATCGGAAAGCTGGTCGCGCGGCATGCTGGGTGCGGCGCCCGGCGCCGGGCCGGACACGACGGTCAAAGCGTTCGTCGATTTCCAGAACGACGTCACCGCCAAGGACATCCGCCAGGCGGTGCATGAAGGCATGCGCTCGATCGAGCACGTCAAGCGCTTCACCACCAACGGCATGGCAACCGACCAGGGCAAGACCTCCAACATGCATGGCCTGGCGATTGCGGCGGAAACGCTGGGCAAGCCGATCCCCGAGGTCGGCCTGACCACCTTCCGCGCGCCCTACACGCCGGTCACCTTCGGGGCGATCGTCAGCCATGCGCGCGGGCCGCTGTTCGACCCAACGCGCAAGACGGCGACGCATCCCTGGGCCGAAGCGCAGGGTGCTGTGTTCGAGGATGTCGGGCAGTGGAAGCGCGCCTGGTATTTCCCGAAGGCCGGCGAGGACATGCATGCCGCGGTCGACCGCGAATGCGTCGCGGTCCGCACGACGGCCGGCCTGTTCGATGCCTCGACGCTCGGCAAGATCGAGGTGGTCGGGCCAGATGCGGCCAAGTTCATGGAGCTGCTCTACACCAATCCGTGGGAGAAGCTGGAGCCGGGCCGCTGCCGTTACGGCATCATGCTGCGCGAAGACGGCTTCATCTATGATGACGGCGTCGTCGGCAGGCTGGCGCCGGACCGTTTCCATGTGACGACGACGACGGGCGGCGCGCCGCGCGTCATGAACCACATGGAGGATTATCTCCAGACCGAGTTCCCGCATCTCAATGTCTGGCTGACCTCGATCACCGAACAGTGGGCTGTTATCGCGGTGCAAGGTCCCAAGTCGCGCGACATCATCGCGCCGCTGGTCGAAGGCATCGACATGTCGGATGAAGCGCTGCCGCATATGTCGGTGCGCGAAGGCAAGATCTGCGGCGTGCCGACAAGGCTGTTCCGCATGTCGTTCACCGGCGAGCGCGGCTTTGAGGTCAACGTGCCGGCCGACTATGGCCAGGCCGTCTGGGAAGCGCTGTGGGCCGAAGGCCAGAAGCATGGCGCCACCGCCTACGGCACGGAGTCCATGCACGTGCTGCGCGCCGAGAAGGGCTACATCATCGTCGGCCAGGACACGGACGGCACGGTGACGCCGAACGACGCCGGTCTCGACTGGGCGGTCGGCAAGAAGAAGACCGATTTCGTCGGCATCCGCGGCATGGCGCGACCGGACCTGGTGGCCAAGGGCCGCAAGCAACTGGTTGGCCTGAAAACCAAGGACCCGAAGGTGGTGCTGGAGGAGGGCGCGCAGATCGTCGCGGATCCCAAGCAGGCGATCCCGATGAAGATGATCGGCCATGTCACCTCGAGCTACTGGTCGCAGAATTGCGGCCGTTCGATCGCACTGGCGCTGGTCGCCGGCGGCCGCGACCGGATGGGCGACACGCTCTACGTGCCGATGCCGGACGGGGTGATCGAAGTGGAGGTTACCGGCATGGTGTTCTTCGACG